In Flavobacteriales bacterium, the sequence AGATTGCTCTTTCAGCTCAGCAGCTTTTGTTTTAGCGGCATTCGCTTCTTCTGCTTTTCCTTGCTTGAATAGGCCACCGATCTCCTTCGCCAACTGATTAGATTCTGCTAGCGTAGCGTCAAGGTCGGTCTGAGTTGATTTGCGCTTGTCATCCAAGGCAATGATCTGATTGACTGTGGCTGCTGCATCAATCCCTCTCACTGCAAGACGGTCAATGACATCTTGCTTATTCTCCTGTATGTATGTGGTCTGTAACATGAATTGTAATGTGGCGCAAATTTATCTACTGAAAACAAAAAATCCCTTGAACCGAAGCACAAGGGATTCCTTATATAATCTTATCGGTTCGATTAGCTCAATGGAACTACCGAAACAAACGAACGATTGTCTTTTTTCTTTCTGAATTCTACAACACCGTCAACCAATGCAAAAAGTGTATGGTCTTTTCCAATACCTACATTTTCTCCTGGGTGGTGTTGTGTTCCTCGTTGTCTGATGATGATGTTACCAGCAACAGCAGCTTGACCTCCGAAGATTTTCACTCCGAGTCGTTTGCTTTCTGATTCCCTTCCGTTCTTGGAACTACCGGCTCCTTTCTTGTGTGCCATGGTTGTTTTCTTTTATTCGGATTATTATTCTTTTTCGTCTGATTTGGCCTCTACTTCAGGAGCAGCAACCTCAGCTTTTGGGGCAGCTTCTTTCTTTTCAGCTTTTGCAGCGCCACCTTTTGCAGAAATACCTTCAATCAACAATTCAGTCAACGCTTGTCTGTGACCGTTTTGTTTTTGGTATCCTTTTCTTCTCTTTTTCTTGAAGACGGCAATCTTCTCATCTTTTAGATGGGCAACAATCTTAGCAGAAACAGTCGCTCCGCTGATTGTTGGCGCTCCAACAGATACTTTACCGTTCTCCTCCAAAAGCAGAACCTTATCGAAAGTTACTTTAGAACCTTCTTTTCCTTCCAAACGGTGAGCGAACACTTTCGTGTCTTTCTCAACCTTAAACTGTTGGCCAGCTATATCAACAATTGCGTACATCTTAAAACAGAATTGTATTTAACTCCCCAAAACGGGGCTGCAAATTTAAAAAAAGAAGTGTTGCTTACAACTTCCGCAAACAATAATTTGTTCAACGGTTAAAATGAAGCAGTCTTTCAG encodes:
- the rpmA gene encoding 50S ribosomal protein L27, yielding MAHKKGAGSSKNGRESESKRLGVKIFGGQAAVAGNIIIRQRGTQHHPGENVGIGKDHTLFALVDGVVEFRKKKDNRSFVSVVPLS
- the rplU gene encoding 50S ribosomal protein L21, producing MYAIVDIAGQQFKVEKDTKVFAHRLEGKEGSKVTFDKVLLLEENGKVSVGAPTISGATVSAKIVAHLKDEKIAVFKKKRRKGYQKQNGHRQALTELLIEGISAKGGAAKAEKKEAAPKAEVAAPEVEAKSDEKE